The nucleotide window GCAGCATCTCCGCTCTGAACGGTGGGCGATTGAGCATAACTCACGACAGGCTGCAGTAAACACAGCGGCGTAATTAGTAAGGCAGACGTTTTGTTGTTCACAGGATCGGTTCGTTGTTTAAAAGTTTATCCGTCAAAAGCTCCTCAACTGAGTGTACAAAAGGTTTTTTGTACAGCTCATCGCGGTTGAGAAACGCGCACAGCAATGCTGGAAAAGTATACAAGCAGTTTCGAAACTTGCCCGCCAGATCCCCTACAAAATAGAAGGCATTAGCGCAATCAGTCGAGTAAAACGGCTGTTCAAATGCGAAGAATAAGGGGAAAGTGTCAAAATCGGCAAAGAGTGTAGCACTCAATAATTGGTTTGCGAACTTTTGTAGCCTGTTTAGCTGAATTGATTCAGTCACACCCCACAAAATGATAACAAGCTCCTGACAAAGGCGCTCAACGCGCGGTTTCCCCCTCTACTTGCCAGGGTTTTCGGGAGGGGAAATTTAACAAACTCCCCGCTATACTCAACCCATTACACGATGAAAAGGATGCATTATGGAGCGGCAGGATAGAGCCATTTTTAACGAGACGGGATTCTGCCGGCGAGCAGGGAGAATTTCCGTCGCCGCCGCGTTGGTGTTGTTAACAGCCTGTTCATCCGGTGAGCGGGGCATGATCTGTCAGGGAAATCTGCAGACGCTGGATGGCCGCAGCCTGGGCAACCTTGAGGGTAAAATTGTCGATCGTTTCACCTCTTTCAGCGTGACGCTACCGGAAAGCGTAGTGGAAAGCGGCCCTTTGCACTCAGCGGACCGGCAGCAATATGTCCCTTCCGCGGTGACGAAAGAGGGCTGGCTGGCGATGCGGCTCTCTGATACCCGCTTTATGGTGGTGAATGCGCCGCAGGACAAAGTCTTTACCTTTAGCTGCCCTTCCCGCTCGATTTGATCTTTAGCCGCCCGGCAAGGTAGCCTGTCTGCTCTGTTTCTGACCCTACTGGAAAACCGATGAGCACCAGCCAGATGATAGCTAACCGTCACACCTTTTTTGGCCGCGGAAGCCTGCGTGAACTGCTGCCGCTGCTGCAGAAAGAGGTTCAGCCTACCTTACTCTTTTGTGGTCGCTCCTTTCTGCAAAGCGCGACGTGGCAGGCGCTGAAAGACGATCTGACGCCGCTGCTGCTGGGGCATGAGATTGTCAGCCACGAAGCCTCGCCTGATGAGATCGACAGCTGGGTGGCGCGCTGGCGTGGTAAGGTCGCACGGGTAGTCGCCATTGGCGGCGGCAGCGTGCTGGATGCGGCAAAAGCCTTTGCGGCGCTGAGCCAGCATCCGCTCAACACCTTGCGCTATCTGGAAAAAGTCGGCGACACGCCGGTTACTGGCGCTACGCTGCCGCTGATTGCTGTTCCTACCACGGCGGGCACCGGCAGCGAGGTTACGCAGAACGCCGTGGTCACAGACAAAGCCGGGATTAAAGTGAAAGCCTCGCTGCGCCACGCCAACTTTGTCCCTGATATTGCGATTCTGGACCCTGACCTGCTGCGCGGCGCGCCCGATCATGTGCTGGCGTGCTGTGCGATTGACGCCTTCACCCACCTGTTTGAAGCTTACCTTTCCAGTAAAGGCAATTTCTTCAGCCGTCAGACAGCCCTGACGGGAATGCGGGCATTTATCAGCGCCTGGCCGCATCTCAATCGCGATGATGAACAGGGTGACAGAGCGCGCGAGCAGATGATGTTTGCTTCCTGGCAAGGGGGCTTGTCGCTGAGCATGGCCGGTTTAGGGGTGATCCACGGCATTGCCGGAGAGCTGGGGGCGATAAAGGATTACCATCATGGTGAAGTGTGCGGGCGTTTACTGCTGCCCTTCCTGACGATACTCAGTAAGACGGAAGATGAACAGCAGCAGCTGTTAATGGATGATTTAGCCACGGCACTGTTCCCGGGGTTTACCCTGCCGCCAGCCAGAATGTTGCAACACTGGCTCAGGGACAACGCCATCACCCCCTTCTGGCACGATGCGCAGCCGCTGACGGCAGAGGAAGCAGAGTGGATCCTCGCACGCGCCAACAGCAAAAATTCGCTGGTGAGCTACAGCGAAGAGGAGCAGCGATTTATGCTGGAAGAGGCTTACTCGATCGCTTAACAGCAGCGAGCTTATGCCCTCTTTCAACAAGCTGTGGCGTATTGCCTGAATATGCACCCACCCCACTACAAGGCTTTGCCCGCATATAGCGGTTTTATCGCGAAACACACTACGGCGTCCGGGTTGCCTTCCGGACGCCGTTTCTTTACTGTCCGGGCGTTCAGCCCATATTGTTCAGTGTTTCGAGCGCCTCCCCGGACAACGTCAGCCTGACGGCAGCCATATTCTCCTGCAGATGCGTCACCGATGAGGTCCCCGGGATCAACATAATATTTGGCGAGCGCTGCAACAGCCAGGCGAGCGCTACCTGCATTGGCGTGGCATTCAGCGCCTGAGCGACTTCAGACAGCCCGGCAGACTGCAACGGCGTAAATCCACCCAGCGGGAAGAACGGCACATAGGCGATGCCCTGTTTTGCCAGCGTCTCCACCAGCTCATCATCCTGTCGGTTCGCCAGATTATAGAGATTCTGCACGCAGGCGATCGGCGTCATCCGCTGAGCATCTTCAACCTGTTTCGGCGTAACGTTGCTTAAACCGATATGGCGGATCAGGCCACGCTCTTTCAGCTGCAGTAACGCCGCCAGCGGTGCTTCAAGAGAGCCTTCCTGAGGTTTATGCACGTTTAACATGCTCCGCAGGTTGACGACCTCCAGCCTCTCCAGCCCGAGGTTATGCAGGTTCTCCTCTACCGCACGGGTCAGCTCTTCGGCACTAAAAGCGGGGAGCCAGCCCCCTTTTTCGTCCCGACGGCAGCCCACTTTGGTGACCAGAGTGAGCGAGCTGGCATAAGGGTGCAGCGCTTTTTTGATCAGCTGGTTAGTGATATGCGGCCCGTAAAAATCGGACGTATCGATCATTTCAACGCCGGACGCTACGGCTGCGCGCAGTACATTCACGGCGGCAGCTTCATCTGCGGGCGGGCCAAAAACGCCAGGACCGGCGAGCTGCATTGCGCCATAGCCCATCCGGTTAAGTTGTCGATCGCCAAGCGTATAAGTGAGTGAAACAGTCATAGCGGATCTCCTGAGTAAGTGACCCACTGATTGTAGCGACCACGTTACTGTGCAACTATCCGCTAAAATAACGACAGAGTGTACGGGGAGGCGGACAATGAAGCTGGATATCACGCTGTTGCATGCAGTGGTAGCGGTTGCCAAAGCGGGTGGCTTTCGTGAGGCCGCGCGCGTCACCGGCAGTAACCCCTCACGTCTGAGCGATGCGGTGCGGCGTGCGGAGCAGCAGCTCGGCGTGAGGCTGTTCCACCGCACTACCCGAACCGTTGCGCTAACCGAAGTTGGCAGGACGCTGATGGAACGACTGCTGCCCGCCATGAACGAGGTAGAGTCTGCGCTGGATGACATCAATCGTTTCCGTGAAACGCCCGCAGGCACATTAAGGCTCAACGTGCCGGTCAGCGCCTCCCGGCTGATCCTGCCCGCTATCGTCCCCGCCTTTCTGGCCCGCTATCCTGACATTCAGCTGGAAGTGGTGGCGGAGAGCAACGTTCAGGATGTCTTCCGCGACGGATGTGACGCCGGGATCCGCTATGACGAAACGCTGGAGCAGGATGTGATAGCCCTTCCCATTGGTCCACGCCAGCAGCGTTTCGCCCTGGCTGCCTCTCCGGCCTATCTCGACCAGGCCGGGCGCCCCATCCACCCGCACGAGTTGATACAGCACCGCTGCATTCGCGGTCGGTTCGCCAGCGGCGTGGTGCCGGAGTGGGAATTCGAAAAAGAGGGCGAGCTGCTCAAGGTGAAACCGGCGGGCCAGCTGCTGGTAAGTATCGGCAGCGGCATGGATCTGGCCGTGGAGACAGCTATTGCGGGCGGCGGGATCCTCTACCTGTTTGAAGAGTGGCTCAAGCCGGCGTTTGAGAGCGGCAAGCTTGAACCGGTCATGCAGCCCTGGTGGCTGACGTTTCCTGGCCCCTGGCTCTATTATCCTGACCGCCGCCTGATCCCCGCCCCGCTGCGCGCCTTTATCGATTTTGTGCGTGAAGCTGGCAGCTAAAGCCCGCCCTTAGTCAGCTTTTTGCAAGCTAAGCGTAAATTTAGCGTTAAGAAGGCTGTTCTTAAGACTATTCATCTTGTTCTTGGGTGGCGAACTCCCCAAATTGGCTTTATCAACAAAAGGTTGGTCGATACCAACAGGGGAAAAAAGATGAAAAAATCAGGCACTGTTATCCTTTCTGCGCTGCTGTTTGCCACCGCCAGCCTGAGCGCATTTGCTGAAGGTCCGCAGCAGGGTCATGACGAGCAGGTAAAGCGCCCACCGCAGGGCAGCCAGCAGCAGCATGGTCAGCCTGAGGGGCATAACGCACAGCCTCATCAGAGTGAGCATCGCGAGCCGCAGCACCAGCAGTCAAACCATCAGCAGGCACGCCATGCAGAATTCCACCGTGGCCGTCCGCTTCCGAAGAAGTATCGTGGTGAAAGTTATCAGGTTACCGACTGGCATAAACGTGGCCTGAAAGCCCCACCGGCCGGGCATCGCTGGCAGAACGTCGACGGCAACTACGTGCTGATCGCGGTGGCCACTGGCGTAATCACCTCAATTATCACGCATCAGTAACCCAATCTTCTCCGGGAAAGATAAAAAGCCCGCCAGAATCTGGCGGGGCTTTTTTACGGCTATCACCCTGTAGAGCAACGGGTAAATCTGAAGATGCCTGCGCGGGTGATAAGGGAAAGCGCTCTTGAGGGCCGGCACATATTGTCCCAGCCCTCCGGTAAACTTAGTTGAAGGCGTTATTCAGCAGGATAGAGGTAATAATGCCGGTCGCTGCGGCAATCAGCACATAGTTGCCGTCAATATAAGCCCAGTGTTCGCCGCGAGGCGGCTCACGCAGCCCACGCTCGTGCCAGTTACTCACGCGATAATCGTCACCGCGGAAGCGTGGCGGCATGCGTTCCCCACGACGGAAGTCATGGCCCTGCCAGGCAAAGCGGTCGCGCGATTCATAATGACGATCCGGACCCCGTCCACGATCGTCATGGCCATGATAGTCGCCGCGGCCATCATGGCCATGGTCCGGGCCACGACCCGGGCCACCGTGGCCGTCGGGGCCACCGTGTCCACCCTGCTGATGCCACTGCTGTCCCGGAGGCCCATCAGCCTGCGTCACGGCAGAGAACAGGGTGCTCGCTGTAAAGACGGTCATCAAAAGTGCCAGAGTCGTTTTTTTCATGGGTCTGTCCTCAATTTGCTCACGGCTTCTGTTGCGCCGCTGAAGGAGACTATCGACTACTCTGGCCCGGAAAAATAGTTCCTAATGTCTTAAAACCCAGAGACTTACGCTGTTTTACTCCTTCTTATCACTTCCTTAACACTATGAGTGAATTAAGGAGCTGGCTGACAAGAAGGATTTGTGTTAAAGCGGCTCACGCTGGCTGATGGAGCTCCATGATGAACTCCCGGACCTGCTGCGCCTGCAGCATAAACCCCTCCAGGCTTTGTGCAAACAGCCGCTCATCCAGAGTCGCAACGGGAAGCTGGCTGCAGAGCCTGAGGCTCTCTTCAGCATCCAGCGCCAGCCAGCACCCCCGCATGGCATTCATCTCGAAGTTCAGCGCAAGCAGCGTTTTCAACCTCTCAGGAGCGGCATCGCCTTGTAACGTCTCGATCCGGCAGTGAAAGAGCACGCTGTCGCTCCCCTGCGGCAGCTCGATAATCGCCACCTCCTGCTGGTGCCGATCAAACAGGGCGCACACGCCCTCCTTTAAACTCAACGGGGCCTTTATCCTGCGGCCATAAAGGTTCAGAAAATGGTTAAGCTGTTCAGTGGCTGACATGATTATCCCTTGAGTACAAAATCGTTTTCCTGCCCTTGCTGCAAGGCGGCGGCA belongs to Erwinia pyri and includes:
- a CDS encoding iron-containing alcohol dehydrogenase produces the protein MSTSQMIANRHTFFGRGSLRELLPLLQKEVQPTLLFCGRSFLQSATWQALKDDLTPLLLGHEIVSHEASPDEIDSWVARWRGKVARVVAIGGGSVLDAAKAFAALSQHPLNTLRYLEKVGDTPVTGATLPLIAVPTTAGTGSEVTQNAVVTDKAGIKVKASLRHANFVPDIAILDPDLLRGAPDHVLACCAIDAFTHLFEAYLSSKGNFFSRQTALTGMRAFISAWPHLNRDDEQGDRAREQMMFASWQGGLSLSMAGLGVIHGIAGELGAIKDYHHGEVCGRLLLPFLTILSKTEDEQQQLLMDDLATALFPGFTLPPARMLQHWLRDNAITPFWHDAQPLTAEEAEWILARANSKNSLVSYSEEEQRFMLEEAYSIA
- a CDS encoding aldo/keto reductase family oxidoreductase, encoding MTVSLTYTLGDRQLNRMGYGAMQLAGPGVFGPPADEAAAVNVLRAAVASGVEMIDTSDFYGPHITNQLIKKALHPYASSLTLVTKVGCRRDEKGGWLPAFSAEELTRAVEENLHNLGLERLEVVNLRSMLNVHKPQEGSLEAPLAALLQLKERGLIRHIGLSNVTPKQVEDAQRMTPIACVQNLYNLANRQDDELVETLAKQGIAYVPFFPLGGFTPLQSAGLSEVAQALNATPMQVALAWLLQRSPNIMLIPGTSSVTHLQENMAAVRLTLSGEALETLNNMG
- a CDS encoding LysR family transcriptional regulator, with protein sequence MKLDITLLHAVVAVAKAGGFREAARVTGSNPSRLSDAVRRAEQQLGVRLFHRTTRTVALTEVGRTLMERLLPAMNEVESALDDINRFRETPAGTLRLNVPVSASRLILPAIVPAFLARYPDIQLEVVAESNVQDVFRDGCDAGIRYDETLEQDVIALPIGPRQQRFALAASPAYLDQAGRPIHPHELIQHRCIRGRFASGVVPEWEFEKEGELLKVKPAGQLLVSIGSGMDLAVETAIAGGGILYLFEEWLKPAFESGKLEPVMQPWWLTFPGPWLYYPDRRLIPAPLRAFIDFVREAGS
- a CDS encoding RcnB family protein; this encodes MKKSGTVILSALLFATASLSAFAEGPQQGHDEQVKRPPQGSQQQHGQPEGHNAQPHQSEHREPQHQQSNHQQARHAEFHRGRPLPKKYRGESYQVTDWHKRGLKAPPAGHRWQNVDGNYVLIAVATGVITSIITHQ
- a CDS encoding RcnB family protein, with the translated sequence MKKTTLALLMTVFTASTLFSAVTQADGPPGQQWHQQGGHGGPDGHGGPGRGPDHGHDGRGDYHGHDDRGRGPDRHYESRDRFAWQGHDFRRGERMPPRFRGDDYRVSNWHERGLREPPRGEHWAYIDGNYVLIAAATGIITSILLNNAFN
- a CDS encoding type III secretion system chaperone translates to MSATEQLNHFLNLYGRRIKAPLSLKEGVCALFDRHQQEVAIIELPQGSDSVLFHCRIETLQGDAAPERLKTLLALNFEMNAMRGCWLALDAEESLRLCSQLPVATLDERLFAQSLEGFMLQAQQVREFIMELHQPA